One part of the Candidatus Eisenbacteria bacterium genome encodes these proteins:
- a CDS encoding GAF domain-containing protein, with amino-acid sequence MSGTGLSPDEVIMERIDRETGAAPGEHESLLEARSLDRRSWRNWFLFIGVAVLTTVGLATAIVTLLGGRVRALWPWANTDLILLAGLSLAILLFAGYLTQQQRQVVGLRLELLKSNQESSQRIRRYYDRLVALLNVSRVLSVSTKPKEVFDTITRTCMETFECQQSSLMLLNGQTQALEVCSVSGEDRGAKELATPQPLGSGIIGWVVERRKPFLLSRDMGLLGGEKRAPGTLPVAAMVVPFSLRGELVGVLSVSSSAAGTVYTDEDLQALQVFAETAGTCCRHAEQTDWMRQTIQRLDAALQVREGERRSRAA; translated from the coding sequence ATGTCGGGGACGGGTCTGTCCCCAGACGAGGTGATCATGGAACGGATCGACAGAGAGACTGGCGCGGCGCCGGGCGAGCACGAGAGCCTTCTCGAGGCGAGGAGCCTCGACCGGAGGAGCTGGAGGAACTGGTTCCTCTTCATCGGAGTGGCCGTCCTCACGACCGTCGGGCTGGCCACGGCCATCGTAACCCTGCTCGGCGGGCGCGTTCGCGCCTTGTGGCCGTGGGCCAACACCGACCTGATCCTCCTCGCGGGTCTCTCGCTGGCGATCCTCCTCTTCGCAGGCTATCTCACGCAGCAGCAACGCCAGGTCGTCGGGTTGCGCCTCGAGCTGCTCAAGTCCAATCAAGAGTCGTCCCAGCGCATCCGACGCTACTATGACCGGCTCGTCGCACTCTTGAACGTGAGCCGCGTCCTCAGCGTCTCGACCAAGCCCAAGGAGGTCTTCGACACGATCACCCGCACCTGCATGGAGACCTTCGAGTGCCAGCAGTCGTCGCTCATGCTCCTCAACGGACAGACGCAAGCCCTGGAGGTCTGTTCCGTCAGCGGAGAGGACCGCGGCGCCAAGGAACTGGCCACGCCTCAGCCGCTGGGGAGCGGCATCATCGGGTGGGTGGTGGAGAGGCGCAAGCCGTTCCTCCTGTCCCGCGACATGGGGTTGCTGGGGGGCGAGAAGCGCGCCCCCGGGACGCTGCCTGTCGCGGCGATGGTCGTTCCCTTCAGCCTGCGCGGGGAGCTGGTTGGGGTCCTGAGCGTGAGCAGCAGCGCCGCCGGCACCGTCTACACCGACGAGGATCTGCAAGCCCTCCAGGTCTTCGCGGAGACAGCAGGAACCTGCTGTCGTCACGCGGAGCAGACCGACTGGATGCGCCAGACCATCCAGCGCCTCGACGCCGCTCTTCAGGTGCGGGAGGGCGAGAGACGAAGCCGGGCCGCCTGA
- a CDS encoding 2-oxo acid dehydrogenase subunit E2 → MKVEMVMPQMGESITEGTILRWLKREGESVERDENILEISTDKVDSEIPSPARGTIVALLAQEGETVPVGQVVAEIETEEAAKRPDSKSPAEGGRARPSPPAACERRAPAETAGARPAIGEREASAGGEIAGSKPAPPPGGNEADGAAAPVGAPEGRFLSPAVRSIAHTEGIGPDVLAAIPGSGRGGRLTRDDLLAYLESRGAGGDAARGTRAPEDRGTARAPAAAAPARDGASTDGMPKPQALAAPGSPRKGPAPPPAPFPAKPSETRTTPEGPIDLYPMDHIRQKIADHMVRSKATSPHVASVGEAEMTRIVRYRDAVKEGFERQEGFKLTLTPFFVLAAVRTLREFPFVNASIEGSAILVKRFINIGIAVATDHGLIVPVIRRADALNLLGLARAVNDLAGRARGKGLNPEEVTGGTFTITNMGMVGTLFGIPIIAQPQVAILGIGAVQKRAVVRDDAVAIRDMMYVSLSYDHRLVDGAMGGAFVERYVHHLESMDLPS, encoded by the coding sequence ATGAAAGTCGAGATGGTCATGCCGCAGATGGGAGAGAGCATCACGGAGGGGACGATCCTCCGGTGGCTCAAGCGGGAGGGGGAGAGCGTCGAGCGCGACGAGAACATCCTCGAAATCTCGACGGACAAGGTCGACTCGGAGATCCCGTCACCGGCGCGCGGGACGATCGTGGCGCTGCTCGCGCAGGAAGGAGAGACGGTCCCCGTCGGCCAGGTGGTCGCGGAGATCGAGACGGAGGAGGCGGCGAAGAGGCCGGACTCCAAGAGCCCGGCCGAAGGGGGCCGCGCGCGGCCGTCCCCGCCGGCCGCCTGCGAGAGGCGCGCGCCGGCTGAGACCGCGGGCGCGAGACCGGCGATCGGGGAGCGGGAAGCGAGCGCGGGGGGCGAGATCGCGGGGAGCAAGCCCGCGCCTCCTCCGGGCGGAAACGAGGCTGACGGCGCAGCGGCGCCCGTAGGGGCGCCTGAGGGGAGGTTCCTCTCGCCGGCCGTTCGCTCCATCGCGCACACGGAGGGGATCGGCCCCGACGTGCTCGCCGCGATACCGGGCTCGGGACGGGGCGGCCGGTTGACCAGAGACGATCTGCTCGCCTATCTCGAGAGCCGCGGAGCAGGCGGCGACGCGGCGCGCGGGACGCGCGCGCCCGAGGATCGCGGGACGGCGCGGGCGCCGGCCGCAGCCGCGCCGGCGCGCGACGGTGCTTCAACCGACGGGATGCCCAAGCCGCAGGCTCTCGCCGCGCCGGGCTCGCCCCGCAAGGGGCCGGCGCCGCCCCCAGCCCCGTTTCCGGCGAAACCGAGTGAGACCAGGACGACCCCCGAGGGGCCGATCGATCTCTACCCGATGGACCACATCCGGCAGAAGATCGCGGACCACATGGTGCGCTCCAAGGCCACGTCGCCGCATGTCGCCTCGGTCGGCGAGGCCGAGATGACGCGGATCGTCCGCTATCGGGACGCGGTCAAGGAGGGATTCGAGCGGCAGGAGGGTTTCAAACTCACGCTCACTCCCTTCTTCGTTCTGGCCGCCGTGCGCACTCTGCGGGAGTTCCCCTTCGTGAACGCGTCGATCGAGGGGAGCGCGATCCTGGTGAAGCGTTTCATCAACATCGGAATCGCCGTCGCCACGGACCACGGCCTCATCGTTCCCGTGATTCGGCGGGCCGACGCGCTGAACCTGCTCGGTCTCGCCCGGGCGGTGAACGATCTCGCAGGCCGCGCGCGGGGCAAGGGGCTCAACCCGGAGGAAGTGACGGGCGGGACCTTCACGATCACCAACATGGGGATGGTCGGCACGCTCTTCGGCATCCCGATCATCGCCCAGCCTCAAGTCGCGATTCTCGGGATCGGCGCGGTTCAGAAGCGCGCCGTTGTTCGAGACGACGCCGTCGCGATCCGCGACATGATGTACGTGTCCCTCTCCTACGATCACAGGCTCGTGGACGGAGCGATGGGAGGCGCGTTCGTGGAGCGCTACGTCCACCATCTGGAGTCGATGGACCTCCCCTCATGA
- the lpdA gene encoding dihydrolipoyl dehydrogenase, translating into MAEVKEKRWDLVVIGSGPGGYTAAIRAAQLGMSVAIAERAELGGVCLNWGCIPTKALLTSAERHHEMRRASDFGLAAEGISFDWGAIIRRSRNAADRMNKGVAFLMKKNGIEILSGRARLGGAQGEVLVEGTRVAAKQVLIATGARARPLPGIPFDRERIVSAADAMVRKERPSRLLIVGAGAIGVEFAYFFSSFGTKVTLVEMLSHLLPIEDEEIGKELERSFSKKGIAIRLSTKVAALRREGEGVRATLAGPKGEETVEADLALVAVGVQGNVEDLGLEQAGVHHERGAIQVDARMKTSTPGIWAIGDVVGPPWLAHVAAAEGIVAVETMAGHDRPGIDQRKVPGCTYCHPQVASVGLTEKAARERGYEIKVGRFPMRACGKAVAAGETEGFAKVIVGARYGEILGVHMIGASVTEAIGEASLALAGEVTAEALLDAIHAHPTVTETIAEATANALGEAINI; encoded by the coding sequence ATGGCCGAGGTGAAGGAGAAGCGCTGGGATCTCGTCGTGATCGGCTCCGGCCCGGGCGGCTACACGGCCGCGATCCGGGCGGCGCAGCTGGGGATGAGCGTGGCCATCGCCGAGCGGGCCGAGCTGGGCGGCGTTTGCCTCAACTGGGGATGCATCCCGACCAAGGCCCTCCTCACCTCGGCGGAGCGCCACCACGAGATGCGGCGCGCCTCCGACTTCGGGCTGGCCGCCGAGGGGATCTCGTTTGATTGGGGAGCGATCATCCGCCGCAGCCGCAACGCGGCAGATCGGATGAACAAGGGCGTCGCTTTCCTGATGAAGAAGAACGGGATCGAGATCCTCTCCGGTCGGGCGCGCCTCGGAGGAGCGCAGGGGGAAGTCCTCGTGGAGGGGACTCGCGTCGCGGCGAAGCAGGTCCTCATCGCCACCGGAGCCAGGGCGCGGCCCCTGCCCGGGATTCCCTTCGACCGCGAACGGATCGTCTCCGCTGCCGACGCGATGGTGCGGAAGGAGCGCCCGTCGCGTCTGCTCATCGTCGGGGCGGGAGCGATCGGCGTGGAGTTCGCCTACTTCTTCTCCTCCTTCGGCACCAAGGTGACCCTGGTCGAGATGCTGAGCCATCTTCTCCCCATCGAGGACGAGGAGATCGGAAAGGAGCTGGAGCGCTCCTTCTCCAAGAAGGGGATCGCGATTCGCCTCTCCACCAAGGTCGCGGCCCTCCGCAGGGAAGGGGAGGGCGTGCGGGCCACCCTCGCGGGACCGAAGGGTGAGGAGACGGTGGAGGCCGATCTCGCCCTGGTCGCCGTCGGCGTGCAGGGAAATGTGGAGGATCTGGGGCTCGAGCAGGCCGGAGTCCATCACGAGCGGGGAGCGATCCAGGTTGACGCCCGCATGAAGACCTCGACTCCCGGGATCTGGGCGATCGGCGATGTGGTCGGTCCTCCCTGGCTTGCGCACGTCGCCGCGGCGGAGGGGATCGTCGCCGTGGAGACGATGGCGGGGCACGATCGGCCGGGGATCGATCAGCGGAAGGTCCCGGGCTGCACCTACTGCCACCCGCAAGTGGCGAGCGTCGGCCTCACCGAGAAGGCGGCCCGCGAACGCGGCTACGAGATCAAGGTTGGCCGGTTCCCGATGCGGGCCTGCGGCAAGGCCGTGGCGGCGGGCGAGACGGAGGGTTTCGCAAAAGTCATCGTGGGCGCGAGATACGGCGAGATCCTCGGGGTCCACATGATCGGGGCGTCGGTGACCGAAGCGATCGGCGAGGCCTCGCTGGCCCTGGCCGGGGAGGTGACGGCCGAGGCCCTCCTCGACGCGATCCATGCCCACCCGACCGTCACCGAGACCATAGCGGAGGCGACTGCCAATGCCCTTGGCGAGGCGATCAACATCTGA
- a CDS encoding tungsten formylmethanofuran dehydrogenase, translating into MPETALLKAAYRQMLLTRRMDEKMMILLKQGKSFFHIGASGHEAVQIAAASALRPGGDWAYPYYRDLAFCIGLGMTPEEVFLSFLGKAEDPMSGARQMPSHYSMPHLRIVSQSSPTGTQYLQAVGCALGSKLEGTDEVTYVSSGEGTTSQGDFHEALNWASREKLPVLFCIQDNKYAISVHISQQTTTTVHDLCAGYVNLRRYQVDGTDFAASYDIMREAVAGCRRGEGPAVVVADVVRLLPHSSSDNQAKYRSREDLEAQKARDPIPRLESLLLAAGGVSAEDAEALRDEIRRTVDAAADHAAGRPDPDPATATSGVWRDDVYLPPPGASLTPAAKGEPIVLVDAINHALVEEMARNPRIVVYGEDVEDHKGGVFTATTGLSVRFGRERVFNSPLAESSIIGTAVGLASRGFRPVVEIQFGDYIWPAMNQIRNELATMRYRSANGWSSPVVVRVPVGGYIHGGLCHSQNIEATFAHFPGLYIVYPSNAADAKGLLKSAIRGEDPVLFLEHKGLYRQIYASSPEPDDSFLLPFGRARVAREGSDVTVVTYGALVKRSLDAAAKMQARGVSVEVLDLRTIIPWDREAVLESVAKTGRVLIAHEDVLTAGFGAEVAAVIAREAFEALDAPPMRIGGGDSPVPYSPPLEAAVLPQESDILRGLEELASY; encoded by the coding sequence ATGCCCGAGACCGCCCTGCTCAAGGCCGCCTATCGGCAAATGCTCCTGACCCGGCGCATGGACGAGAAGATGATGATTCTCCTGAAGCAGGGGAAGAGCTTCTTCCACATCGGAGCCTCGGGGCACGAAGCTGTGCAGATCGCGGCGGCATCCGCTCTTCGGCCCGGGGGCGACTGGGCCTATCCCTACTACCGCGACCTGGCCTTCTGCATCGGGCTCGGCATGACTCCGGAGGAGGTGTTCCTCTCCTTCCTGGGAAAGGCCGAGGACCCCATGAGCGGCGCCCGCCAGATGCCGTCCCACTACAGCATGCCGCACCTGCGGATCGTCTCGCAGTCGAGCCCGACTGGCACGCAGTATCTCCAAGCGGTCGGCTGCGCCCTCGGGTCGAAGCTGGAAGGGACCGACGAGGTCACCTACGTCTCCTCGGGCGAGGGGACGACGAGCCAGGGCGACTTCCACGAGGCCTTGAACTGGGCGAGCCGCGAGAAGCTCCCCGTCCTCTTCTGCATCCAGGACAACAAGTATGCGATTAGCGTCCACATCTCACAGCAGACGACGACTACGGTCCATGATCTCTGCGCGGGATATGTGAATCTGAGGCGCTATCAGGTCGACGGGACCGACTTCGCGGCGTCGTACGACATCATGCGCGAGGCGGTGGCGGGATGCCGAAGGGGGGAGGGCCCCGCCGTCGTCGTCGCGGACGTCGTGCGGTTGCTTCCCCATTCCTCGAGCGACAACCAAGCGAAGTACCGTTCGAGGGAAGATCTTGAGGCCCAGAAGGCGCGCGACCCGATCCCCAGGCTGGAATCGCTGCTCCTCGCCGCCGGGGGCGTGAGCGCGGAGGACGCGGAGGCCCTGCGGGACGAGATCCGGCGGACCGTCGATGCGGCGGCCGACCACGCCGCCGGCCGCCCCGACCCGGATCCGGCGACCGCGACAAGCGGGGTCTGGAGGGACGACGTCTATCTTCCCCCTCCAGGGGCCTCCTTGACGCCGGCGGCGAAGGGTGAGCCGATCGTGCTCGTGGACGCGATCAATCACGCGCTGGTGGAAGAGATGGCGCGCAATCCCAGGATCGTCGTTTATGGGGAGGACGTCGAGGACCACAAGGGCGGGGTCTTCACCGCCACGACCGGGCTCTCGGTTCGCTTCGGGCGCGAGAGGGTCTTCAACTCGCCGCTCGCCGAGTCGAGCATCATCGGGACGGCGGTCGGCCTTGCCTCCAGGGGATTCCGCCCCGTCGTGGAGATCCAGTTCGGCGACTACATCTGGCCCGCGATGAACCAGATCCGCAACGAGCTGGCCACGATGCGCTACCGCTCCGCCAACGGCTGGAGCTCGCCTGTGGTCGTGCGGGTCCCCGTGGGGGGGTACATCCACGGCGGTCTCTGCCACAGTCAGAACATCGAGGCGACCTTCGCGCACTTCCCCGGTCTCTACATCGTCTACCCATCGAACGCCGCCGACGCGAAGGGGCTCCTCAAGAGCGCGATCCGGGGCGAGGACCCGGTCCTCTTCCTCGAACACAAGGGGCTCTACCGGCAGATCTACGCCTCGAGCCCCGAGCCGGACGACTCCTTCCTTCTTCCCTTCGGGCGGGCCCGCGTCGCGCGCGAGGGGAGCGACGTCACGGTGGTGACCTATGGAGCCTTGGTCAAGCGATCGCTCGACGCCGCCGCGAAGATGCAGGCCCGCGGGGTCTCGGTCGAGGTCCTCGATCTGCGCACGATCATCCCGTGGGATCGCGAGGCCGTTCTCGAGAGCGTCGCCAAGACCGGCCGCGTTCTGATCGCGCACGAGGATGTGCTGACGGCCGGCTTCGGGGCGGAGGTGGCGGCCGTGATCGCGCGGGAGGCCTTCGAGGCGCTCGACGCCCCGCCGATGCGGATCGGGGGAGGCGATAGCCCGGTCCCCTACAGCCCGCCGCTCGAGGCGGCTGTCCTTCCGCAGGAATCGGACATCCTGAGAGGGCTCGAGGAGCTCGCGTCATACTGA
- a CDS encoding T9SS type A sorting domain-containing protein: GGGCGNTGQMGDVIYHEYAHGMTQWIYGNNPSDVGEGNSDVAALLLDGNSICGEGFYLNQCASGIRDADNTLRYPDDYQSGQIHFNGQIISGFWWDAREILLPIYGVDGTRDILWMNWHMGRRTLRPTSMPDQIQTAFLMDDDDGNLSNGTPHYYAFCPAATNHGFTPPGPAPVVTITHTPPHNKVFDGLPVALVATITSTVGPIDPATVKGNYAVNGGSSSTVALIPTGNPNEFAGTIPSFPVGSTVEYSIIARDIFGNGGAHPPNYCSPATPRGAERYYVVTILDELEAISGWTVGAPGDNATTGVWERVDPRGTAAQPEDDQTPAPGVNAFVTGQCAPGCGLGDSDVDGGTTTLLSPVYDLSSSTTAKAIYYRWYSNDQGATPGTDYWVVDASNDGGASWANVENTNVSAAIWTPIEVDLNVLFGTTPETVKFRFVASDLNDGSLVEAAVDEFMVMVDYATDAPESSAMAGGPRFALFPGRPNPFDSATELGFEIPAPASVTLKIHDTGGRLVRTLAAGSFQGGPHSVTWDGRDASGRELAAGIYYVRILTPGFSASRKVVLQK; encoded by the coding sequence GGGGGCGGATGCGGCAACACGGGTCAGATGGGGGATGTGATCTATCACGAGTACGCGCACGGGATGACGCAGTGGATCTACGGGAACAATCCCTCGGACGTGGGGGAGGGGAACTCGGACGTCGCCGCGCTGCTTCTCGACGGCAACTCGATCTGCGGCGAGGGGTTCTATCTGAACCAGTGCGCGAGCGGCATCAGGGACGCGGACAACACGCTTCGGTATCCGGACGACTATCAGTCGGGTCAGATTCACTTCAACGGGCAGATCATCTCCGGCTTCTGGTGGGATGCCCGCGAGATCCTCTTGCCCATCTACGGGGTCGACGGGACGCGCGACATCCTCTGGATGAACTGGCACATGGGCAGGAGAACCCTGCGGCCCACGTCGATGCCGGACCAGATCCAGACGGCCTTCTTGATGGATGACGACGATGGGAACCTGAGCAACGGGACGCCGCACTACTACGCCTTCTGTCCCGCCGCGACGAACCACGGGTTCACGCCGCCGGGACCGGCGCCCGTCGTGACGATCACCCACACGCCGCCCCACAACAAGGTCTTCGATGGCTTGCCGGTGGCTCTGGTTGCGACGATCACCTCCACGGTGGGGCCGATCGACCCGGCGACCGTGAAGGGGAACTACGCGGTGAACGGCGGCTCCTCCTCGACGGTCGCGCTCATCCCGACCGGCAATCCGAACGAGTTCGCCGGGACGATCCCCAGTTTCCCGGTCGGATCCACGGTCGAGTACTCGATCATCGCGCGCGACATCTTCGGCAATGGCGGCGCCCATCCGCCCAACTACTGCTCTCCCGCCACCCCGCGCGGCGCGGAACGCTACTACGTCGTCACAATCCTCGACGAGCTCGAGGCGATCTCCGGCTGGACCGTCGGCGCCCCGGGCGACAACGCGACGACCGGGGTCTGGGAGCGGGTCGATCCCCGCGGAACGGCGGCGCAGCCCGAAGACGACCAGACGCCGGCGCCCGGGGTGAACGCCTTCGTCACCGGCCAGTGCGCCCCCGGCTGCGGGCTGGGCGACAGCGATGTCGACGGAGGGACGACCACCCTCCTGAGCCCCGTCTACGACCTGAGCAGCTCGACGACGGCCAAGGCGATCTACTACCGCTGGTACTCGAACGACCAGGGGGCGACGCCGGGGACAGACTACTGGGTCGTCGATGCCTCGAACGACGGCGGCGCGAGCTGGGCCAATGTCGAGAACACGAACGTCTCCGCGGCCATCTGGACCCCGATCGAGGTCGATCTGAACGTCCTCTTCGGGACGACGCCCGAGACGGTCAAGTTCCGCTTCGTCGCAAGCGATCTCAACGACGGCTCGCTCGTGGAGGCGGCGGTCGACGAGTTCATGGTCATGGTCGACTACGCGACCGATGCCCCGGAGTCGTCCGCGATGGCGGGCGGGCCGCGATTCGCTCTGTTCCCCGGCCGGCCGAATCCATTCGACTCCGCGACGGAGCTTGGCTTCGAGATCCCCGCTCCGGCGAGCGTGACCCTGAAGATTCACGATACCGGAGGGCGCCTCGTGCGCACGCTGGCCGCCGGCTCCTTCCAAGGAGGTCCCCACAGCGTGACGTGGGATGGCCGCGACGCCTCCGGCAGGGAGCTTGCGGCGGGAATCTACTACGTGCGAATCCTGACGCCGGGATTCTCGGCAAGCCGTAAGGTCGTGCTCCAGAAGTAG
- the lipB gene encoding lipoyl(octanoyl) transferase LipB, with amino-acid sequence MPLARRSTSDRETGAGAASAVAPVSTARARPPLRILRLAGFHPYEEAWALQREIHAERVRGSAPDTLILLEHRPVVTIGRNGRAANLVVPQDLLRARGIDLVWSDRGGDITYHGPGQLIGYPIVDLKTLHQDVHRFLREIEEGIIRVLARFGIVGTRCAGRTGVWVGEAKIASIGLKASHWVTMHGFALNVSTDLRPFDLIVPCGINGCRMITMESELGREIAVEDVAAATVEELALIWKRTPTMEGMRS; translated from the coding sequence ATGCCCTTGGCGAGGCGATCAACATCTGATCGGGAGACCGGCGCCGGGGCCGCGAGCGCCGTCGCGCCGGTGTCGACCGCTCGGGCGCGGCCGCCGCTTCGGATTCTGAGGCTCGCCGGCTTCCACCCCTACGAGGAGGCATGGGCGCTGCAGAGAGAAATCCACGCGGAGCGGGTTCGGGGAAGCGCTCCCGACACCCTGATCCTGCTGGAACACCGGCCGGTCGTGACCATCGGCCGCAACGGGCGGGCGGCGAACCTCGTCGTTCCGCAGGACCTGCTCCGCGCGCGCGGGATCGATCTGGTCTGGTCCGATCGGGGCGGCGACATCACCTACCACGGCCCCGGGCAGCTGATCGGATACCCGATCGTCGACCTCAAGACGCTCCATCAGGACGTCCACCGATTCCTGCGCGAGATCGAGGAGGGGATCATCCGCGTTCTTGCGCGTTTCGGGATCGTTGGGACCCGCTGCGCCGGCAGGACGGGAGTCTGGGTCGGCGAAGCGAAGATCGCCTCGATCGGCTTGAAGGCGAGCCACTGGGTGACGATGCACGGTTTCGCGCTCAACGTCTCGACCGACCTTCGCCCCTTTGATCTCATTGTCCCGTGTGGAATCAACGGGTGCAGGATGATCACCATGGAGTCGGAGCTGGGGCGGGAGATCGCGGTGGAGGATGTGGCCGCCGCGACCGTGGAGGAGCTGGCGCTCATCTGGAAGAGGACCCCGACCATGGAGGGAATGCGATCGTGA
- the lipA gene encoding lipoyl synthase, whose amino-acid sequence MMPGERAVERGRRPPWLRVRLPQAGAYAETRGIVGKQRLHTVCESARCPNIGDCWGAGTATFMILGDICTRGCRFCAVKTGRSGLLDLEEPARVAEAVAAMGIRHAVVTSVNRDELPDGGAGLFAATIRAIRKRCPRVTVEVLIPDFMGSREALDVVLDERPEILNHNVETVPRLYRSVRPQARYKRSLWVLARAGSRGLLTKSSLMVGIGETEEEVLEVFRDLRSAGCDIVTIGQYLQPTPEHLPVSRWVVPEEFARYEERGLALGFRHVESGPLVRSSFRAERAISLLAPDREEKA is encoded by the coding sequence ATGATGCCGGGAGAGCGCGCCGTGGAGCGCGGGCGGCGCCCGCCGTGGCTTCGTGTGCGGCTTCCTCAAGCCGGGGCATACGCCGAGACGCGCGGCATCGTTGGGAAGCAGCGGCTTCACACGGTCTGCGAGAGCGCGCGATGCCCCAACATCGGCGACTGCTGGGGGGCGGGAACGGCGACCTTCATGATCCTCGGCGATATCTGCACCCGCGGATGCCGGTTCTGCGCCGTCAAGACCGGCAGGTCGGGTCTCCTTGATCTCGAGGAGCCTGCTCGGGTGGCGGAAGCGGTGGCCGCGATGGGGATCCGCCATGCCGTCGTGACCTCCGTCAACCGCGACGAGCTTCCCGATGGAGGCGCGGGACTCTTCGCCGCGACGATCCGGGCCATCCGGAAGAGGTGCCCGCGGGTCACCGTCGAGGTCTTGATCCCGGACTTCATGGGATCGCGGGAGGCGCTCGATGTCGTTCTCGACGAGCGGCCCGAGATCCTGAATCACAACGTCGAGACGGTGCCTCGCCTCTACCGGAGCGTGAGGCCGCAGGCACGTTACAAACGATCCCTCTGGGTCCTGGCCAGGGCGGGGAGCCGCGGTCTTCTCACGAAGTCGAGCCTCATGGTCGGCATCGGGGAGACGGAGGAGGAAGTCCTCGAGGTCTTCCGGGATCTTCGATCCGCGGGGTGCGACATCGTGACGATCGGGCAGTACCTCCAGCCGACGCCGGAGCATCTTCCGGTCAGTCGCTGGGTCGTTCCCGAGGAGTTCGCCCGCTACGAAGAGCGGGGGCTGGCGCTCGGTTTCCGGCATGTGGAGAGCGGACCGCTGGTGCGTTCCTCCTTCCGCGCAGAGCGCGCGATCTCACTCCTGGCCCCCGATCGTGAAGAAAAAGCTTGA